A window of Mobiluncus massiliensis genomic DNA:
GATTATCATCGTGACGCTGATTCTCTACGTGCTGTTGGCGCTGTGGGTGGAGCGCCGCGGCTTGGGTCGTATTCAAACCCGTCCCGGTCCGAATGTGCGCGGCCCGCTCGGCCTGCTCCAAGCCGTTGCGGACGCCGGCAAGATGGTGTTCAAAGAAAACTTCCGTCTCAAGGGTGCCGACACTCTGATTTACCTGGTTTCCCCGATTCTGGTGGCATTCACGGCTTTCGCCATCTTCGCGCTGATTCCTTTCGGGCCCAACGTGACGATTGGCGGAATCTCTACCCCGCTGCAGTTGTTTGACTCCGGGGTCGCCACGCTAATCGTGCTGGCGATTTCCTCCATCGGGATTTACGGGATTGTTCTGGGTGGCTGGTCGGCGAACTCTCCGTTCCCGCTGCTCGGTTCCGTGCGTTCCACGGCTCAAGTTATCTCCTATGAGCTGGCGATGGGCACCGCCTTGGTCAGCGTGTTCATCATGGCCGGTTCCATGTCCACCTCCGAAATCGTGGAGGCGCAAAAGGATCCGAGCTGGCTACTAGGACTGTTGCCCGCCTTCATCGTCTATCTCATTGCTTCTTTCGGGGAAACGAACCGTCTGCCCTTCGACCTGACGGAATGCGAAAGCGAGCTGGTGGCTGGGCATCAAACCGAATACTCGGGAATGAACTTCGCCTGGTACTACCTGGCCGAATACATCAACATCTTTAACGTTTCCGCCGTCGCGGTAACCATGTTCCTGGGCGGCTACAAAGCGCCGTGGCCGTGGGACTTCATGAACCCCGTCACCGGGTCGCCGTGGTGGGGGATTCTGTGGTTCACCCTCAAGGTGTGGTTCCTGTTCTGGATTTTTGTGTGGGTTCGCGGCACTCAGGTGCGTTTCCGCTACGACCAGTTCATGAACCTGGGCTGGAAGGTCCTGATCCCCGTCGGTTTCGTGTGGATGATAGCGGTGGCTTGGATTAAGGCGCTGCCCGTGTTCTTCGGCTTCAACTCGCAACAAATCATGATTGCGGTAGCGGGGGTCTGCGTGGTGCTACTGGTCATCGTGATGTTGATTCCCGTCAAGAAAGCGAAACCGGTTGCGGACAAACCCTTCGACCCGATGGCGGACGGATTCCCGGTCCCGCCCCTCCCGGGACAAGAGCTGCCCCCCAGTCCGCGTTCCGGACTCTTGAAAGTCACTCCCAACATCCCGGCTGAAACGGCCATCACGGGCGGAAAGGAAGAAAAGTGAGCGAGCAAACTTCTGACAACAACTTGGTCGCCTCCCCTGACGAACCGGACCGCGCCGCCGCGTCAACCGGTCCTGCCCCCGCCGCGGACGTCGATCCCCAGCTGTGGCAACGGAAGAAAAAAGGCCCCATAGCGGAGTCGCTGAAAGCGGTCGCCGGTTTCGGAGTCACGTTCCGCAACTTCTTCCGCCCCTACGTCACCGAACAGTACCCGTTCGAAAAGGTGCCGACTCAGCCGCGCTACCACGGACGTCACCAGCTGAACCGCTACCCGGACGGCTTGGAAAAGTGTGTGGGCTGCGAACTGTGCGCCTGGGCTTGCCCGGCCGACGCCATCTATGTGGAGGCCGCCTCGAACACCCCGGAGGAACAGTACAGTGCCGGTGAACGTTACGGGCGGGTCTATCAAATCAACTACCTGCGCTGCATCTTTTGCGGGATGTGCATCGAAGCCTGCCCGACGCGGGCCCTCACGATGTCCAACGATTACGAGATTTGGGACGACAACCGCGAGGATCTGATTTTTGAAAAGGACCGCCTGTTGGTTCCTTTGAATGCCGGGATGCTCGACACGCCGCACCCGATGGCGTCAGGCACTTCTGACATGGATTACTACAACGGAAGCGTCACCGGCGCGACCCCCGACCAGATTGACTGGGTCGCGAGTCGCCGTCCGCACGATGCCTCCTTGGCCAGCGCCGGGAAACCGGCACAGGAGGTGAAAGCATGAGCCACTTGCTGCAAGCGGCCGCGGCCTTACCCGAGATGGGCACCGGTCAGACAATCTTCGTAGCGGTGTGTTCCGCTCTGGCGTTGATTGCGGCTTTGGGTGTCGCGCTGTCGAATCGAGCTGTTCACGCCGCGGTCTATATGGTCGCCATGATGGTGTGCGTGGCCGGCATCTACTTTTCGGTCGGTGCCGAGTTCCTGGGCTCGGTTCAGATTGTGGTTTACACCGGCGCCATCATGATGATGTTCCTGTTCGTCATCATGTTGGTGGGGGTGCAAGCCGTGGACTCGCCGCGAGACTCCAAAGTTGGGACCGTTGCGGCGGCGGTGCTGCTGGTCGTCGCTTTCGGGATTATGGCGATAGTGGCCGCCGCAAACACCACGGTGAACGGGGCTCCGGCGCAGCCCAGCGGGGATCCGAATCCGGTCCGGCTGGCCTCCGAAGTCATCAACACTTACTACGCTCCGCTGGAAATGGTCGCGACCCTGCTGATTGTGGCCGCCGTCGGGGCGATGAGCCTGACCCACTCCGAGGCTCTACTGCCGCGCGTGACCCAGTCTTTCCTGGTGAAACAGCGCATGAAAGCGTACCGGGAGACCGGTCACGTCCTCGGTCAGACCGTGCCGCCAGGTGTTTACGCCGAAACCAACGCTTTGGATGTACCGGCTATCAGCGGCGAAACCCTGCGTCCGGTGCCGGAATCGGTGCCGCGCGTGGTGCGGGTTCGCGGCGAAGAACGCTCGCTTGGGGAAGCCTCGCCGTGGGCGGCTCGCGCGTTGGCGGCCGAAGCCAGTGGTGACGTGAGCTTGCACGGTGCGAAATCCTCCGCGTTGGTCGCGCGTTCCGGCGCGGCGGGAATGCCCGGAACGGGCGCGCCCGAGACCCTGACAGACCAGGTAGAGCCGCTCGACAAAACTATTGCGGGCCACACCGAACCCGGTGCAGCCACGAAAGAAGGAGAAAACGCATGAACGTGATGTTCCTGGTATTCGTGGCCCTGGGCCTCTTTGCCGTGGGCGCCCTGACCGTGCTGCTCCACCGTTCCGCAGTCATCGCCCTGATGGGTGTGGAAATCATGCTGAACTCGTGCAATATCGCGCTGGTGGCTCTGGGAGAAGCCAACGCCAACATGACCGGCCAGGTCCTGGCGTTCTTTGTGATGACCGTGGCGGCGGCGGAAGTCGTAGTCGGCTTGGCCCTGATCGTGTCGCTGTTCCGCTCCCGGCGCACCACCTCCCTCGACGACTTCAACCTGTTGAACGGCTAAGGGGGAAAGGAAAACATGCTGCAAACTTTCAATCTTGTCAACGGGCT
This region includes:
- the nuoH gene encoding NADH-quinone oxidoreductase subunit NuoH yields the protein MYTLIPILTVMGADLWPAVAAAPKGADFSQETWWISLIKALIIIVTLILYVLLALWVERRGLGRIQTRPGPNVRGPLGLLQAVADAGKMVFKENFRLKGADTLIYLVSPILVAFTAFAIFALIPFGPNVTIGGISTPLQLFDSGVATLIVLAISSIGIYGIVLGGWSANSPFPLLGSVRSTAQVISYELAMGTALVSVFIMAGSMSTSEIVEAQKDPSWLLGLLPAFIVYLIASFGETNRLPFDLTECESELVAGHQTEYSGMNFAWYYLAEYINIFNVSAVAVTMFLGGYKAPWPWDFMNPVTGSPWWGILWFTLKVWFLFWIFVWVRGTQVRFRYDQFMNLGWKVLIPVGFVWMIAVAWIKALPVFFGFNSQQIMIAVAGVCVVLLVIVMLIPVKKAKPVADKPFDPMADGFPVPPLPGQELPPSPRSGLLKVTPNIPAETAITGGKEEK
- the nuoI gene encoding NADH-quinone oxidoreductase subunit NuoI codes for the protein MSEQTSDNNLVASPDEPDRAAASTGPAPAADVDPQLWQRKKKGPIAESLKAVAGFGVTFRNFFRPYVTEQYPFEKVPTQPRYHGRHQLNRYPDGLEKCVGCELCAWACPADAIYVEAASNTPEEQYSAGERYGRVYQINYLRCIFCGMCIEACPTRALTMSNDYEIWDDNREDLIFEKDRLLVPLNAGMLDTPHPMASGTSDMDYYNGSVTGATPDQIDWVASRRPHDASLASAGKPAQEVKA
- a CDS encoding NADH-quinone oxidoreductase subunit J; translated protein: MSHLLQAAAALPEMGTGQTIFVAVCSALALIAALGVALSNRAVHAAVYMVAMMVCVAGIYFSVGAEFLGSVQIVVYTGAIMMMFLFVIMLVGVQAVDSPRDSKVGTVAAAVLLVVAFGIMAIVAAANTTVNGAPAQPSGDPNPVRLASEVINTYYAPLEMVATLLIVAAVGAMSLTHSEALLPRVTQSFLVKQRMKAYRETGHVLGQTVPPGVYAETNALDVPAISGETLRPVPESVPRVVRVRGEERSLGEASPWAARALAAEASGDVSLHGAKSSALVARSGAAGMPGTGAPETLTDQVEPLDKTIAGHTEPGAATKEGENA
- the nuoK gene encoding NADH-quinone oxidoreductase subunit NuoK, producing MNVMFLVFVALGLFAVGALTVLLHRSAVIALMGVEIMLNSCNIALVALGEANANMTGQVLAFFVMTVAAAEVVVGLALIVSLFRSRRTTSLDDFNLLNG